A window from Exiguobacterium marinum DSM 16307 encodes these proteins:
- the pdxK gene encoding pyridoxine/pyridoxal/pyridoxamine kinase, which produces MTMKKALTIAGSDTSGGAGIQADLKTMEELGVYGMTALTVIVAQDPHNAWNHEVFPIDTTLIEKQIDTVLAGIGVDAVKTGMLPTPEIIELAARKIKEYGIKNAVVDPVMACKGADEILDPNVAVAMRKHLVPVAKIITPNLFEARMLAGLDKTPSTMDEIKEAARLIHELGAEIVIVKVGGKLGFDTAFDVLYDGNEFRLLESEKIKPAFTHGGGCTFSSAIAASLANGHTVDEAIEIGKEFITEAVRHSFRLNQYVGPTNHTGYRKKVAAQS; this is translated from the coding sequence ATGACGATGAAAAAAGCATTGACGATTGCCGGTTCTGATACGAGTGGCGGCGCGGGTATCCAAGCCGATCTCAAAACGATGGAAGAACTCGGTGTGTATGGCATGACAGCCTTGACTGTCATTGTGGCACAAGATCCACATAACGCATGGAACCATGAAGTCTTTCCAATCGATACGACATTGATTGAAAAGCAAATCGATACGGTTCTCGCTGGAATCGGAGTCGACGCGGTGAAGACAGGTATGCTCCCGACACCTGAAATCATTGAACTCGCTGCGCGTAAAATTAAAGAGTATGGCATCAAGAATGCGGTCGTCGACCCAGTCATGGCATGTAAAGGTGCCGATGAAATTCTTGATCCGAACGTTGCGGTCGCAATGCGGAAACACCTCGTGCCGGTCGCAAAAATCATCACACCGAACTTATTCGAGGCGCGTATGCTCGCTGGCCTCGACAAAACACCATCGACGATGGACGAAATCAAAGAAGCAGCTCGTTTAATCCATGAGCTCGGCGCGGAAATCGTCATCGTTAAAGTCGGTGGCAAACTCGGATTCGACACAGCGTTTGACGTCTTATACGACGGAAACGAATTCCGTCTACTTGAAAGTGAAAAAATTAAGCCTGCGTTCACACATGGTGGCGGGTGTACGTTCTCTTCTGCCATCGCAGCTTCTCTCGCAAACGGTCATACGGTCGATGAAGCAATCGAAATCGGCAAAGAGTTTATCACAGAAGCAGTTCGTCACTCATTCCGTCTAAACCAATACGTTGGACCGACGAACCATACAGGGTACCGCAAAAAAGTAGCTGCACAATCGTAA
- a CDS encoding YojF family protein, whose amino-acid sequence MKAIQPNHIQQYLDSHVATPLFVHVETTNGAYATHNDPDFHNAGMFIRNAKIEYSIGQIKGNGPYRVGLKLDHGWLYVEGLTDFEVHGEQLLLAGHDRLGRLACALHIDVKPLPQGASEVENQ is encoded by the coding sequence GTGAAAGCAATTCAACCCAATCACATTCAACAATATTTAGACAGTCACGTCGCAACACCGCTTTTCGTACATGTTGAGACAACAAACGGTGCCTATGCGACACATAACGACCCCGACTTTCATAATGCCGGGATGTTTATTCGTAACGCTAAAATCGAATATAGCATCGGTCAAATCAAAGGAAACGGACCTTATCGAGTCGGATTAAAACTTGATCATGGCTGGCTCTATGTGGAAGGTTTGACCGATTTTGAAGTGCATGGTGAGCAGCTGTTACTCGCTGGTCACGATCGTCTCGGACGCCTGGCATGTGCACTTCATATCGATGTAAAACCGCTCCCTCAAGGAGCTTCGGAGGTGGAAAATCAATGA
- a CDS encoding GNAT family N-acetyltransferase: MSLVPLTTATDDIVNTFNRWNNDPQIVHLIRPSRSEEELTAHYEMTVDDLEERLLTHDIFLIYADDHLVGEMNVMYDPPHLYRQQPGTAWLGFIIGESIGRGKGVGTEALRLLEEILRAKQTPRMELGVFAFNHAAHRLYSKCGYQEIGRIEHFTYWDDQFWADIRMEKRFD; this comes from the coding sequence ATCTCGCTTGTTCCACTTACAACAGCAACCGACGACATCGTCAATACGTTCAATCGTTGGAATAACGACCCACAAATCGTACATCTCATTCGACCGAGCCGCTCTGAAGAAGAATTGACCGCCCATTATGAGATGACAGTTGATGATTTAGAAGAACGGCTCTTAACGCATGACATTTTTCTCATCTATGCAGATGACCATCTCGTTGGAGAAATGAACGTTATGTATGACCCGCCTCACTTGTATCGTCAACAACCCGGTACGGCATGGCTCGGTTTCATCATCGGTGAATCCATCGGTCGAGGGAAAGGCGTCGGTACGGAAGCTCTTCGTTTGTTAGAAGAGATATTGCGAGCCAAACAAACGCCTCGTATGGAACTCGGCGTATTTGCCTTCAACCATGCGGCCCATCGTCTCTATTCAAAATGTGGCTATCAAGAAATTGGACGGATCGAGCATTTCACCTATTGGGATGATCAATTTTGGGCCGATATTCGTATGGAGAAACGCTTTGACTAA
- the cbpA gene encoding cyclic di-AMP binding protein CbpA: MLVHSLCIPKKDVVTISEKATLREALHTLEETGYRCVPVLDETGTFFRGNIYKMHIYRHGMNGENMDDNVMTLIKNTQKYVHESDGFFEVFFSIKELPYIAVLKDESNEFYGILPHGKMLGMLEEAWSRDTGSYVLTIALSEQAGALEKITKVVNKYTSIASLMTLDAKSKVVRRVLVTLPPDCDEDKKNKVVSKLEQKGFRIVEVENLNN; the protein is encoded by the coding sequence ATGTTAGTGCATAGCTTATGTATCCCAAAGAAAGATGTTGTCACCATCAGTGAAAAGGCAACATTGCGGGAAGCGCTTCATACGCTTGAAGAAACAGGGTATCGCTGTGTACCTGTTTTAGACGAGACGGGAACATTTTTCCGCGGTAACATTTATAAAATGCATATTTATCGTCATGGAATGAACGGGGAAAACATGGATGATAATGTGATGACACTTATTAAAAATACGCAAAAATACGTTCATGAATCCGATGGGTTCTTCGAAGTATTCTTCTCCATCAAAGAATTGCCGTACATTGCGGTATTAAAAGATGAAAGCAACGAGTTTTATGGAATTTTGCCACACGGTAAGATGCTCGGCATGCTCGAAGAGGCGTGGAGTCGTGACACAGGAAGCTACGTCTTGACGATTGCCTTGAGTGAACAAGCGGGGGCGCTCGAAAAAATCACGAAAGTCGTGAACAAGTACACATCGATTGCGAGCCTGATGACACTCGATGCGAAAAGTAAGGTAGTACGTCGGGTGCTCGTGACGCTGCCACCTGATTGCGATGAAGATAAGAAGAACAAAGTAGTCTCTAAGCTCGAACAAAAAGGCTTCCGCATCGTCGAAGTCGAAAATTTGAATAATTAA